The following proteins come from a genomic window of Triticum aestivum cultivar Chinese Spring chromosome 6A, IWGSC CS RefSeq v2.1, whole genome shotgun sequence:
- the LOC123127204 gene encoding lycopene beta cyclase, chloroplastic produces the protein MATTALLLRAHHACRPPQAPRPAPPGRAAIVCRATASVSAGQALRSLAPPPRPELLSLDLPRYDPARSRPVDLAVVGGGPAGLAVAQRVAEAGLSVVSIDPSPGLVWPNNYGVWVDEFEAMGLSDCLDTVWPSASVFIDDRTSKSLHRPYARVARRKLKSTMMDRCIAHGVRFHQAKVAKVVHNEASSLLICDDGVAVPATVVLDATGFSRCLVQYDKPYNPGYQVAYGILAEVDEHPFDIDKMLFMDWRDSHLPEGSAIKERNSRVPTFLYAMPFSPTRIFLEETSLVARPGLSMDDIQERMAARLRHLGIRIRSVEEDERCVIPMGGPLPVLPQRVVGIGGTAGMVHPSTGYMVARTLATAPIVADSIVRFLDTGNGGIAGDALAAEVWKELWPTDRRRQREFFCFGMDVLLKLDLQGTRRFFNAFFDLEPHYWHGFLSSRLFLPELLMFGLSLFAHASNTSKLEIMAKGTVPLAKMVGNLIQDKDR, from the coding sequence ATggccaccaccgccctcctcctccgCGCCCACCACGCCTGCCGGCCGCCGCAGGCCCCACGGCCCGCGCCGCCGGGGCGGGCGGCGATCGTCTGCAGGGCCACGGCGTCCGTGTCGGCGGGGCAGGCGCTGCGCTCGCtggccccgccgccgcggcccgagctGCTGTCCCTCGACCTGCCCCGCTACGACCCGGCGCGCTCCCGGCCCGTCGACCTCGCCGTCGTGGGCGGCGGGCCCGCGGGGCTCGCCGTGGCGCAGCGCGTCGCCGAGGCGGGCCTCTCCGTCGTCTCCATCGACCCCTCCCCGGGCCTCGTCTGGCCCAACAACTACGGCGTCTGGGTGGACGAGTTCGAGGCCATGGGCCTCTCCGACTGCCTCGACACCGTCTGGCCCTCCGCCTCCGTCTTCATCGACGACCGCACCTCCAAGTCGCTCCACCGCCCCTACGCCCGCGTCGCCCGCCGCAAGCTCAAGTCCACCATGATGGACCGCTGCATCGCCCACGGCGTCCGCTTCCACCAGGCCAAGGTCGCCAAGGTGGTCCACAACGAGGCCTCCTCCCTCCTCATCTGCGACGACGGCGTCGCCGTCCCGGCCACCGTCGTCCTCGACGCCACCGGCTTCTCCCGCTGCCTCGTGCAGTACGACAAGCCCTACAACCCGGGATACCAGGTCGCCTACGGCATCCTCGCCGAGGTCGACGAGCACCCCTTCGACATCGACAAGATGCTCTTCATGGACTGGCGCGACTCCCACCTCCCCGAGGGGTCCGCGATCAAGGAACGCAACAGCCGCGTGCCCACCTTCCTCTACGCCATGCCCTTCTCGCCCACCAGGATCTTCCTCGAGGAGACGTCGCTGGTCGCGCGCCCGGGGCTCTCCATGGACGACATCCAGGAGCGCATGGCCGCGCGGCTGAGGCACCTGGGAATTCGCATCAGGAGCGTCGAGGAGGACGAGCGCTGCGTGATCCCCATGGGCGGGCCGCTGCCCGTGCTGCCGCAGAGGGTGGTAGGCATCGGCGGCACGGCCGGGATGGTGCATCCCTCCACAGGGTACATGGTGGCGCGCACATTGGCGACCGCGCCCATCGTGGCAGACTCCATCGTGCGGTTTCTAGACACCGGCAACGGCGGCATCGCCGGGGACGCGCTCGCCGCCGAGGTGTGGAAGGAGCTGTGGCCGACGGACAGGCGGCGGCAGAGGGAATTCTTCTGCTTCGGCATGGACGTCCTGCTCAAGCTGGACCTCCAAGGTACACGACGCTTCTTCAACGCGTTCTTCGACCTCGAGCCGCACTACTGGCACGGCTTCCTCTCGTCGAGGCTGTTCCTGCCCGAGCTCTTGATGTTCGGGCTCTCGCTGTTCGCGCACGCTTCCAACACATCGAAGCTGGAGATCATGGCCAAGGGCACCGTGCCTCTTGCCAAGATGGTCGGCAACTTGATACAGGACAAGGATAGGTGA
- the LOC123127203 gene encoding protein STRUBBELIG-RECEPTOR FAMILY 8, whose protein sequence is MAAAALAGLLVALAAATAGATTESSDAAALGNLYTSWNSPPQLAGWSAGGGGDPCGAGWQGVSCTGSGVTEIKLPGTGLNGSLGYELSNLFSLKTLDLSNNQIQGSIPYQLPPNLTYLNLATNNFSGNLPYSISNMAAIEYLNLSHNSLAQQIGDLFGNLSSLSELDVSFNKLTGDLPTSIGSLSNISSLYMQNNQLTGSVNVLSGLGLTTLNIANNNFSGWIPKEFSSIPDVILNGNSFLNGPAPPPPPFMPPPPRKPRSRPNRSGGSGNAPKGSESSTGQGGKNGLQTASLVGIIVGSVLAALCVLLLLVLCIRKSRKRKDDSSTESKDFVGPLSVNIEEVSNREIPEQGLENTAMKVLPAEKMTPERVYGKTGSMRKTKVPITATPYTVASLQVATNSFCQDSLLGEGSLGRVYKADFPNGKVMAVKKVDSAAISLQEEDDFLEVVSSMSRLRHPNIVPLTGYCVEHAQRLLVYEYIGNATLHDMLHFSDEMSRRLTWNIRVRIALGTARALEYLHEVCLPSVVHRNFKSANILLDEEHNAHLSDCGLAALTPNTERQVSTEVVGSFGYSAPEFSMSGIYTVKSDVYSFGVVMLELLTGRKPLDSSRERSEQSLVRWATPQLHDIDALSKMVDPALNGMYPAKSLSRFADIIALCVQPEPEFRPPMSEVVQQLVRLMQRASIVRRQSGEELGFSYRAPEREGDARDISF, encoded by the exons ATGGCGGCGGCCGCATTGGCCGGGCTCCTCGTCGCCCTCGCGGCGGCGACCGCGGGGGCCACCACCGAGTCCTCCGACG CCGCCGCTCTGGGGAATCTCTACACCTCCTGGAACAGCCCGCCGCAGCTGGCCGGCTggtcggccggcggcggcggcgacccctGCGGCGCGGGGTGGCAGGGCGTCTCCTGCACCGGCTCGGGCGTCACCGAAAT CAAGCTTCCCGGGACAGGGCTGAACGGCTCTCTGGGCTACGAGCTCTCCAATCTGTTCTCACTCAAAACATT GGATTTGAGCAACAACCAGATTCAAGGTTCAATTCCTTACCAGCTGCCACCGAATCTCACATATCT GAATCTGGCGACCAATAATTTCTCTGGCAATCTCCCATACTCCATATCCAACATGGCTGCAATTGAGTACCT CAATCTCAGCCACAACTCACTGGCTCAACAAATAGGCGATTTGTTTGGAAACCTCAGCTCACTTTCAGAGTT GGACGTGTCTTTCAACAAACTGACAGGGGATCTTCCAACTTCTATTGGCTCTCTATCAAATATTTCTAGTCT CTATATGCAAAACAATCAGTTAACAGGTTCTGTCAATGTTCTAAGTGGTTTAGGCCTTACTACCCT AAACATTGCAAACAACAATTTCAGTGGCTGGATACCAAAAGAATTCAGCTCAATCCCAGACGTGAT ACTTAACGGAAACTCATTCCTGAATGGacctgctcctccaccaccacctttcATGCCACCACCCCCTAGAAAGCCGCGCAGTCGTCCTAACCGTTCTGGGGGAAGTGGAAATGCCCCAAAAGGCTCTGAGAGCTCCACTGGTCAAGGTGGCAAGAATGGTCTGCAGACAGCTTCGCTTGTGGGGATAATTGTTGGCTCAGTACTTGCTGCTTTGTGTGTGCTTCTTCTTTTGGTATTATGCATTCGCAAATCTCGGAAAAGGAAGGATGATAGCAGCACGGAATCCAAAGATTTTGTAGGTCCACTATCAGTGAACATAGAGGAAG TATCTAACAGGGAAATCCCAGAGCAAGGTCTTGAAAATACGGCTATGAAAGTCCTGCCTGCTGAGAAAATGACTCCCGAGAGGGTTTATGGTAAAACTGGTTCTATGAGAAAGACAAAGGTTCCCATAACTGCAACACCTTACACCGTGGCTTCCCTCCAAGTTGCGACGAATAGCTTCTGTCAAGATTCCCTTCTGGGAGAGGGTTCACTTGGTCGTGTTTACAAGGCTGATTTCCCCAATGGAAAG GTTATGGCTGTTAAGAAGGTAGACAGTGCCGCTATTTCCTTGCAGGAAGAAGATGATTTCCTTGAGGTTGTATCAAGTATGTCACGACTTAGGCATCCAAACATCGTGCCACTTACAGGGTACTGTGTGGAGCATGCGCAAAGGCTTCTTGTTTATGAGTACATTGGAAATGCAACGCTGCATGATATGCTGCACTTCTCTGATGAGATGAGCAGAAGACTTACATGGAACATCCGTGTAAGAATAGCACTAGGCACTGCTCGGGCATTAGA ATACCTGCATGAGGTGTGCTTGCCATCTGTTGTTCATAGAAATTTTAAGTCCGCAAACATCCTACTTGATGAAGAGCATAATGCACATTTATCTGACTGTGGGCTCGCTGCCTTGACACCCAATACTGAGAGACAG GTTTCTACTGAAGTGGTTGGCTCATTTGGATACAGTGCCCCAGAGTTTTCCATGTCAGGAATTTATACTGTAAAGAGTGACGTGTACAGTTTTGGAGTAGTGATGCTAGAGCTATTGACCGGAAGGAAGCCACTAGACAG TTCTAGAGAGAGGTCAGAACAGTCTCTTGTTAGATGGGCTACGCCTCAGCTTCATGACATCGATGCACTTTCTAAGATGGTTGATCCAGCATTGAACGGAATGTACCCTGCGAAATCACTCTCCCGCTTTGCAGACATAATTGCACTCTGTGTTCAG CCGGAGCCAGAGTTCCGTCCTCCTATGTCTGAGGTTGTCCAGCAACTTGTGCGCCTGATGCAGAGAGCTAGCATAGTAAGGCGGCAATCAGGCGAGGAACTTGGGTTTTCTTACAGAGCTCCAGAACGCGAAGGAGATGCGAGAGACATTTCCTTCTGA